In Mus musculus strain C57BL/6J chromosome 14, GRCm38.p6 C57BL/6J, the following are encoded in one genomic region:
- the Thoc7 gene encoding THO complex subunit 7 homolog isoform X2 yields the protein MSSTPTPNTYFQLPFKKQFLKSKVSMKMKAPHLDSSSEGELDESTRQSSGREDGLPRPPQEYGFETHGGSGRAPVPPERTVGAARDRGHLERQARSPASARSPKLTWRLAAASRAACGRGQGGTAVSPGPAAAARPPAARLALHPPAAPRPRRAASAGPRRRGARAGATQKSERAAGAAASSSMTVYPAALWEFDLRRQPPPQLGRRRRRARHGSRD from the exons ATgagcagcacccccacccccaacacctaCTTTCAACTTCCCTTTAAGAAGCAGTTTTTGAAAAGCAAAGTTagtatgaaaatgaaggcacccCATCTGGATTCCAGCAGCGAGGGAGAACTGGATGAGAG CACCCGCCAGAGCTCAGGAAGGGAGGATGGCTTGCCGCGCCCGCCTCAAGAATACGGGTTCGAGACCCACGGCGGCAGTGGCCGCGCCCCCGTCCCACCGGAGCGCACGGTCGGGGCAGCCCGGGACAGAGGTCACCTGGAGCGTCAGGCGCGGAGCCCCGCGAGCGCGCGCAGCCCGAAGCTCACCTGGCGGCTGGCCGCGGCCTCCAGGGCGGCCTGTGGGCGCGGGCAGGGCGGGACGGCGGTGTCCCCGGGCCCAGCCGCCGCCGCCCGCCCTCCCGCCGCCCGTCTCGCCCTTCACCCGCCGGCCGCTCCGCGCCCCAGGAGAGCGGCGAGCGCGGGTCCGCGGCGGCGCGGCGCGCGCGCCGGCGCGACTCAAAAGTCGGAGAGGGCGGCGGgcgccgccgcctcctcctccaTGACTGTTTACCCGGCTGCATTGTGGGAGTTTGACCTTCGCCGCCAACCGCCGCCTCAGctcggccgccgccgccgccgcgcacGCCATGGGAGCCGTGACTGA
- the Thoc7 gene encoding THO complex subunit 7 homolog isoform X1 yields the protein MQCPEGAAWGASRAGLGRAHGQRGGPQGAQELGGRWSEDPELGTAAKRNRGVWRAGREVYLGDLQDEVIRKRLLIDGDGAGDDRRINLLVKSFIKWCNSGSQEEGYSQYQRMLSTLSQCEFSMGKTLLVYDMNLREMENYEKIYKEIECSIAGAHEKIAECKKQILQAKRIRKNRQEYDALAKVIQHHPDRHETLKELEALGKELEHLSHIKESVEDKLELRRKQFHVLLSTIHELQQTLENDDKLSEVDEAQESTMEADPKP from the exons ATGCAGTGCCCCGAGGGGGCCGCCTGGGGGGCTTCCCGGGCCGGGCTGGGTCGGGCCCACGGGCAGCGCGGCGGGCCCCAGGGAGCGCAGGAGCTCGGAGGGCGGTGGAGTGAGGACCCCGAGCTGGGGACGGCGGCTAAGAGGAACAGGGGTGTCTGGAGGGCCGGTCGGGAAGTGTATCTGGGCGACTTACAAG ACGAAGTTATACGGAAACGTCTTCTGATTGATGGAGATGGTGCTGGGGATGATCGGAGAATTAATCTCCTCGTGAAAAGCTTCATTAAATGGTGCAACTCTGGATCCCAAGAGGAAGG gtATAGCCAGTACCAACGCATGCTGAGCACTCTGTCCCAGTGTGAATTTTCAATGGGCAAAACATTGCTGGTATATGATATGAAtctcagagaaatggaaaattatgaaaaaatatacaaagaaatag aatgtagTATTGCTGGAGCACATGAAAAAATTGCTGAGTGTAAAAAGCAGATTCTTCAAGCAAAACGAATACGAAAAAATCGACAAG AATATGACGCTTTGGCCAAAGTGATCCAGCATCACCCAGACAGGCATGAGACACTGAA GGAGCTAGAGGCTCTGGGCAAAGAATTAGAGCATCTCTCACATATTAAAGAAAGTGTTGAAGATAAg CTGGAATTGAGACGGAAACAATTTCACGTTCTTCTTAGTACCATCCATGAACTTCAACAGACATTGGAGA ATGATGACAAGCTGTCAGAGGTGGATGAAGCTCAAGAAAGCACCATGGAAGCAGACCCTAAGCCATAG
- the Thoc7 gene encoding THO complex subunit 7 homolog isoform 3 (isoform 3 is encoded by transcript variant 4), translating to MLSTLSQCEFSMGKTLLVYDMNLREMENYEKIYKEIECSIAGAHEKIAECKKQILQAKRIRKNRQEYDALAKVIQHHPDRHETLKELEALGKELEHLSHIKESVEDKLELRRKQFHVLLSTIHELQQTLENDDKLSEVDEAQESTMEADPKP from the exons ATGCTGAGCACTCTGTCCCAGTGTGAATTTTCAATGGGCAAAACATTGCTGGTATATGATATGAAtctcagagaaatggaaaattatgaaaaaatatacaaagaaatag aatgtagTATTGCTGGAGCACATGAAAAAATTGCTGAGTGTAAAAAGCAGATTCTTCAAGCAAAACGAATACGAAAAAATCGACAAG AATATGACGCTTTGGCCAAAGTGATCCAGCATCACCCAGACAGGCATGAGACACTGAA GGAGCTAGAGGCTCTGGGCAAAGAATTAGAGCATCTCTCACATATTAAAGAAAGTGTTGAAGATAAg CTGGAATTGAGACGGAAACAATTTCACGTTCTTCTTAGTACCATCCATGAACTTCAACAGACATTGGAGA ATGATGACAAGCTGTCAGAGGTGGATGAAGCTCAAGAAAGCACCATGGAAGCAGACCCTAAGCCATAG
- the Thoc7 gene encoding THO complex subunit 7 homolog isoform 1 (isoform 1 is encoded by transcript variant 1) has product MGAVTDDEVIRKRLLIDGDGAGDDRRINLLVKSFIKWCNSGSQEEGYSQYQRMLSTLSQCEFSMGKTLLVYDMNLREMENYEKIYKEIECSIAGAHEKIAECKKQILQAKRIRKNRQEYDALAKVIQHHPDRHETLKELEALGKELEHLSHIKESVEDKLELRRKQFHVLLSTIHELQQTLENDDKLSEVDEAQESTMEADPKP; this is encoded by the exons ATGGGAGCCGTGACTGACG ACGAAGTTATACGGAAACGTCTTCTGATTGATGGAGATGGTGCTGGGGATGATCGGAGAATTAATCTCCTCGTGAAAAGCTTCATTAAATGGTGCAACTCTGGATCCCAAGAGGAAGG gtATAGCCAGTACCAACGCATGCTGAGCACTCTGTCCCAGTGTGAATTTTCAATGGGCAAAACATTGCTGGTATATGATATGAAtctcagagaaatggaaaattatgaaaaaatatacaaagaaatag aatgtagTATTGCTGGAGCACATGAAAAAATTGCTGAGTGTAAAAAGCAGATTCTTCAAGCAAAACGAATACGAAAAAATCGACAAG AATATGACGCTTTGGCCAAAGTGATCCAGCATCACCCAGACAGGCATGAGACACTGAA GGAGCTAGAGGCTCTGGGCAAAGAATTAGAGCATCTCTCACATATTAAAGAAAGTGTTGAAGATAAg CTGGAATTGAGACGGAAACAATTTCACGTTCTTCTTAGTACCATCCATGAACTTCAACAGACATTGGAGA ATGATGACAAGCTGTCAGAGGTGGATGAAGCTCAAGAAAGCACCATGGAAGCAGACCCTAAGCCATAG
- the Thoc7 gene encoding THO complex subunit 7 homolog isoform 4 (isoform 4 is encoded by transcript variant 5) gives MRDEVIRKRLLIDGDGAGDDRRINLLVKSFIKWCNSGSQEEGYSQYQRMLSTLSQCEFSMGKTLLVYDMNLREMENYEKIYKEIECSIAGAHEKIAECKKQILQAKRIRKNRQEYDALAKVIQHHPDRHETLKELEALGKELEHLSHIKESVEDKLELRRKQFHVLLSTIHELQQTLENDDKLSEVDEAQESTMEADPKP, from the exons ATGAGAG ACGAAGTTATACGGAAACGTCTTCTGATTGATGGAGATGGTGCTGGGGATGATCGGAGAATTAATCTCCTCGTGAAAAGCTTCATTAAATGGTGCAACTCTGGATCCCAAGAGGAAGG gtATAGCCAGTACCAACGCATGCTGAGCACTCTGTCCCAGTGTGAATTTTCAATGGGCAAAACATTGCTGGTATATGATATGAAtctcagagaaatggaaaattatgaaaaaatatacaaagaaatag aatgtagTATTGCTGGAGCACATGAAAAAATTGCTGAGTGTAAAAAGCAGATTCTTCAAGCAAAACGAATACGAAAAAATCGACAAG AATATGACGCTTTGGCCAAAGTGATCCAGCATCACCCAGACAGGCATGAGACACTGAA GGAGCTAGAGGCTCTGGGCAAAGAATTAGAGCATCTCTCACATATTAAAGAAAGTGTTGAAGATAAg CTGGAATTGAGACGGAAACAATTTCACGTTCTTCTTAGTACCATCCATGAACTTCAACAGACATTGGAGA ATGATGACAAGCTGTCAGAGGTGGATGAAGCTCAAGAAAGCACCATGGAAGCAGACCCTAAGCCATAG